In Arachis hypogaea cultivar Tifrunner chromosome 17, arahy.Tifrunner.gnm2.J5K5, whole genome shotgun sequence, a single window of DNA contains:
- the LOC112765926 gene encoding 25S rRNA (cytosine-C(5))-methyltransferase NSUN5, translated as MGRVPTKQQKNNRSKDGGDGTQEKQKPSLKGAERSAYFARREAAKVLRVVLQGDANRRALASIKSLIYKPSVRNKKATFALICQTLKHLPIIKDVLEASSILNTKWKRQQELVYIIVYDILFGQAVAVAGDAEKYLMRHKNALQSTLKQLLLRRNVKNVEQLIALNQLPDVSLPRYVRVNTLKLDVDSALLELKEKYSVEKDDLLPDLLILPPGTDLHDHPLVNNGSIFMQGKASSMVAPALNPEPGWEVIDACAAPGNKTVHLAALMKRKGRIIACELNKQRIKRLKETIKLSGASNIHVLNEDFLNIDPKAPSYSKVKAILLDPSCSGSGTAASRLDHLLPSKAAGQDTDMERLNKLAAFQRKALQHALSFPAVEKIVYSTCSINQIENEDVIKSVLPIAESHGFELVNPFAEWHCRGLPVFKGSENLVRTDPAADGEGFFIALFAKKKNVQKKKKHFFPRIHTDPFRTWLYYRLNGP; from the exons ATGGGTCGTGTTCCGACGAAGCAGCAGAAGAATAACAGATCGAAGGATGGCGGCGATGGAACTCAAGAAAAGCAGAAACCGAGTCTGAAGGGGGCAGAGAGGTCGGCGTACTTCGCTCGGAGAGAGGCGGCGAAGGTTCTCAGAGTGGTTCTGCAGGGCGACGCCAACCGCCGTGCACTGGCCTCCATCAAATCCCTCATCTACAAACCCTCCGTCAGGAACAAGAAGGCCACTTTCGCCCTCATTTGTCAGACTCTCAAAC ATCTTCCCATTATTAAAGATGTATTGGAAGCTTCTTCTATACTCAACACCAAGTGGAAG AGACAACAAGAATTGGTTTACATCATTGTGTATGATATTCTTTTCGGCCAG GCAGTTGCAGTGGCTGGTGATGCAGAGAAGTATCTCATGCGACATAAGAACGCACTACAATCCACTTTGAAACAGCTTTTGTTACGGAGAAATGTGAAGAACGTTGAACAGTTGATTGCTCTGAATCAGCTTCCTG ATGTTTCCCTGCCTCGTTATGTTCGCGTCAATACGCTCAAGCTGGATGTCGATTCTGCCTTACTTGAGCTTAAGGAAAAGTACTCG GTTGAAAAAGATGATTTACTGCCTGACTTGCTGATACTCCCACCGGGCACTGATTTGCATGATCATCCCCTTGTCAACAATGGAAGTATCTTTATGCAA GGTAAGGCGAGTTCCATGGTAGCACCGGCCCTCAACCCTGAACCAGGATGGGAG GTTATTGATGCATGTGCTGCTCCAGGAAACAAAACTGTCCACCTAGCCGCCCTTATGAAGAGGAAGGGTAGGATTATAGCATGTGAACTGAATAAACAAAGGATTAAGCGTTTGAAAGAGACTATCAAACTATCCGGGGCTTCTA ACATACATGTTCTCAATGAGGATTTCTTGAACATAGATCCCAAGGCACCTTCATATTCTAAG GTGAAGGCTATTCTTTTGGATCCTTCCTGTTCTGGTTCTGGTACTGCTGCTTCAAGATTAGACCATCTGCTCCCATCTAAAGCAGCAG GTCAGGATACCGATATGGAAAGATTGAACAAGCTTGCAGCTTTCCAGAGAAAGGCTCTGCAGCATGCTTTAAGCT TTCCAGCAGTTGAAAAAATTGTGTATAGCACATGTTCAATCAACCAAATTGAGAATGAAGATGTCATCAAATCTGTTCTTCCCATTGCCGAATCACATGGATTTGAACTTGTGAATCCCTTCGCTGAATGGCACTGTCGTGGCCTACCTGTGTTTAAAGGCT CTGAAAACTTGGTTCGGACAGATCCTGCCGCAGACGGCGAGGGCTTCTTCATTGCTCTGTTTGCCAAGAAGAAAAATgtgcaaaagaagaagaaacacttCTTTCCCCGCATTCATACTGATCCTTTCAGAACCTGGTTGTATTACCGGCTCAACGGCCCTTGA
- the LOC112765588 gene encoding probable WRKY transcription factor 51, protein MHYEINVSNRLIKMSSDKNKKAADSPENGDSTNQWFFELSDYLKLNDDDDDQWPDDDNVPPPLPEAEPLFFPNTNEVGDFGASGSGSNHLQGSSNAREVSGSEKKDVRERVAFKTKSEVEIIDDGYRWRKYGKKMVKNSPNPRNYYRCTVDGCRVKKRVERDREDPTYVITTYEGNHTHPTS, encoded by the exons atgcattaTGAGATTAATGTTAGCAATCGATTAATTAAGATGAGTAGTGATAAGAATAAAAAAGCAGCAGATTCACCTGAAAACGGTGATTCCACCAACCAGTGGTTCTTTGAGCTCTCTGACTACTTGAAgctgaatgatgatgatgatgatcaatgGCCAGATGATGATAATGTTCCACCACCACTACCAGAAGCAGAGCCATTATTTTTTCCCAATACTAATGAAGTTGGAGATTTTGGAGCAAGTGGCAGCGGCAGTAACCACCTTCAAGGGTCTTCTAATGCTC GAGAGGTTAGTGGAAGTGAGAAGAAAGATGTTAGGGAGAGAGTTGCATTCAAAACCAAGTCCGAGGTTGAAATCATAGACGATGGTTACAGGTGGAGGAAGTACGGAAAGAAAATGGTTAAGAACAGCCCAAACCCAAG aAACTACTATAGGTGTACAGTGGATGGATGTCGGGTAAAGAAGAGAGTTGAAAGAGACAGGGAAGATCCCACATATGTAATTACAACCTACGAAGGAAACCATACTCACCCAACATCTTAG
- the LOC112766404 gene encoding (S)-coclaurine N-methyltransferase — MEGKGLLKLPYDTTVKFMLASLERNLLPDALIRTLTRVLLSTRLRSSYRPSSHLQLSDLLHFAHSLREMPIAVNTDKPKSQHYELPTSFFKLVLGTNLKYSCCYFSSDSQTLEDAEEAMLELYCERSNLKDGHTVLDVGCGWGSLALYIAKKYSNCKVTGICNSATQKAHIDEQSRDLQLQNLDIIVADISTFEMEGSYDRIFSIEMFEHMKNYKDLLKKISSWMKEDSLLFVHYFCHKVFAYHFEDKNDDDWITRYFFTGGTMPSANLLLYFQDDVTVLNHWLVNGKHYAQTSEEWLKRMDKNITTIKPIMESTYGKDSAVKWTVYWRTFFIAVAELFGYNDGEEWMVAHFLFKKK, encoded by the exons ATGGAAGGCAAAGGGTTATTGAAACTGCCGTATGATACGACGGTGAAGTTTATGCTGGCGTCACTTGAGCGTAACCTCCTCCCAGATGCACTCATTCGGACACTCACTCGCGTCCTTTTGTCCACGCGCCTTCGCTCTTCCTACAGGCCTTCCTCCCACCTTCAGCTCTCTGACCTTCTCCATTTTGCTCAtt CTTTGCGAGAGATGCCTATTGCAGTCAACACTGATAAGCCCAAATCTCAGCACTATGAATTGCCAACCTCTTTCTTCAAGCTCGTCCTTGGAACCAATCTCAAATACAG TTGCTGTTACTTCTCTTCTGACTCTCAGACgctggaagatgctgaagaagcAATGTTAGAACTCTATTGTGAGAGATCAAACCTGAAAGATGGTCACACAGTCCTTGATGTTGGATGTGGTTGGGGCTCACTGGCTCTTTACATTGCCAAGAAATACAGTAACTGCAAGGTTACAGGAATATGCAATTCCGCAACCCAAAAGGCTCATATTGATGAGCAGTCCCG GGATCTTCAGCTGCAGAATTTGGATATCATTGTTGCAGATATTAGCACGTTTGAAATGGAAGGTTCCTATGACAGAATATTTTCCATAGAAATGTTTGAG CATATGAAGAACTATAAAGATCTTCTCAAGAAGATATCCTCATGGATGAAAGAGGATAGCCTTTTATTTGTTCATTATTTCTGCCACAAAGTATTTGCTTATCATTTTGAG GACAAAAATGATGATGACTGGATCACTAGATACTTCTTCACAGGAGGAACTATGCCTTCAgcaaatctactactttatttccAA GATGATGTTACTGTCCTCAACCATTGGCTAGTAAATGGAAAACACTATGCACAGACCag CGAAGAATGGCTCAAAAGAATGGACAAGAATATCACCACCATAAAGCCTATTATGGAATCAACTTATGGCAAGGATTCAGCTGTTAAGTGGACAGTATATTGGAGAACATTCTTTATAGCTGTTGCAGAACTCTTTGGATACAATGATGGTGAAGAATGGATGGTTGCACACTTCCTtttcaaaaagaaataa
- the LOC112766405 gene encoding uncharacterized protein At4g33100 gives MKEKKTSSKSSSSTSPCSHLRDAYNNCFNRWYSEKFMKGHWDKQECVAEWQKYRACLSQHLDDKLLSHFLEAEQIDQNHLSKPSNE, from the exons atgaaagagaagaaaacaagttCCAAATCCTCTTCTTCAACCTCTCCTTGTTCCCATCTTAGAGACGCATACAACAATTGCTTCAACAG GTGGTACTCGGAGAAATTCATGAAGGGTCATTGGGACAAACAAGAATGTGTTGCGGAGTGGCAAAAGTACAGAGCTTGCCTTTCT CAACATTTGGATGATAAACTCCTCAGTCATTTCTTGGAAGCTGAACAAATTGATCAAAACCATTTGAGTAAACCTTCTAATGAGTAA